Proteins encoded within one genomic window of Polyangium spumosum:
- a CDS encoding patatin-like phospholipase family protein, giving the protein MMGALRDFITSPPWVLVVLFDFSRHLLLLGALLLVLGMLFFELGRGLGLPYLFRGQSRRAQLAIGISLSLLASELFYVSYLVSPDELHRSRGRGIPLDVLNYVGALWGVVAAVAAVSLFSRGLRGKWRLRDLGTSVYTLLGAEVGLVITLGFIFGGTNEALLSRVRSAFDGRGLAIHEHVYAATFFVILGVAYLVASCFRAQKIPAAAGLCVVLALLGAIDGFFVYWLEKWHSLLLVGAALLGLFALGRDRYRARFTDLLTAYRHLPQRPCKRGCTDGRHSHLEDYEASAPSGAGLLPRTMSEFRWTDESGHKRPLVLVCTSGGGIRASVWTAAVLRALEKQLDEDQRRAFPYHVRMISGASGGMVGAAYWASTLEAPAKTVGSSEYHKGNTPEESTTEGGADWLVANVAKECLSRVAASLVFSDVPSRVLSWLEGSAREELHDRGTALENAFVENMPSLGTKLSDLDRNEKDGWCPSLVWSPMLVEKGKRLLVSNLGLDPLLVQHGPAIGEEGTTVVYSRSGYELGRLFPEPFKTTLRLATAARMSASFPFVSPAATLPTVPRSRVVDAGYWDNYGVNITCGWLDELLRTSWIEQNVSGILLVQIRDGVERPAPEGNAFSDRITRALEGVTSPISAVLSARESVMRFRNDEQVEAIARRFRLEKRFGEDFFQQVTFEFTKEAALSWYLTPEERRSLEDAAKEAVEAKAPAIGAWWDVRTVAASQAA; this is encoded by the coding sequence ATGATGGGGGCATTGCGCGATTTCATCACCTCGCCCCCGTGGGTGCTCGTCGTCCTCTTCGACTTCTCGCGGCACCTCCTCCTGCTCGGGGCCCTTTTGCTGGTCCTCGGGATGCTCTTCTTCGAGCTCGGGCGTGGCCTCGGGCTGCCGTACCTGTTCCGGGGGCAGAGCCGCAGGGCGCAGCTCGCCATCGGGATTTCCCTCTCGTTGCTCGCGAGCGAGCTCTTTTACGTGAGTTATCTCGTCTCGCCCGACGAGCTTCACCGCTCCCGAGGCCGAGGGATCCCGCTCGACGTCCTGAATTACGTCGGCGCGCTCTGGGGCGTGGTCGCGGCGGTCGCCGCCGTCTCCTTGTTTTCGCGGGGCCTGCGTGGAAAGTGGCGCCTGCGTGATCTCGGGACGTCCGTGTACACGCTGCTCGGCGCCGAGGTGGGCCTCGTCATCACGCTGGGGTTCATCTTCGGGGGCACGAACGAGGCCCTCCTCTCGCGCGTCCGGAGCGCGTTCGACGGGCGAGGGTTGGCGATTCACGAGCACGTGTATGCCGCGACCTTCTTCGTGATCCTGGGCGTGGCTTACCTCGTGGCGAGCTGCTTTCGCGCGCAGAAGATCCCCGCGGCGGCCGGGCTCTGCGTCGTGCTCGCGTTGCTCGGGGCGATCGACGGTTTCTTCGTATACTGGCTCGAGAAGTGGCATTCGTTGCTCCTCGTCGGCGCGGCCCTGCTCGGGCTCTTCGCCCTGGGCCGCGACCGATACCGGGCCAGATTCACGGACCTGCTCACCGCCTATCGGCACCTCCCCCAGAGACCATGCAAACGCGGGTGCACGGACGGCCGGCATAGCCACCTCGAGGACTACGAGGCCTCGGCCCCGAGCGGCGCGGGGCTCTTGCCCAGAACGATGAGCGAGTTCCGCTGGACGGACGAAAGCGGCCACAAGCGGCCCCTCGTGCTGGTCTGCACGAGCGGGGGCGGGATCCGCGCGTCGGTATGGACCGCGGCCGTCCTCCGCGCGCTCGAAAAGCAGCTCGACGAGGATCAGCGCCGAGCGTTCCCCTATCACGTCCGCATGATCAGCGGCGCGTCCGGCGGGATGGTGGGCGCGGCGTACTGGGCCTCGACCCTCGAGGCCCCGGCGAAGACGGTAGGTTCGTCCGAGTATCACAAAGGTAACACGCCGGAGGAGTCCACGACGGAGGGCGGGGCGGACTGGCTCGTCGCGAACGTGGCCAAGGAGTGCCTCTCACGCGTGGCGGCGTCGCTCGTGTTCAGCGACGTGCCGTCGCGTGTCCTTTCATGGCTGGAGGGTTCCGCGCGCGAGGAGCTCCACGATCGAGGGACGGCGCTCGAGAATGCCTTCGTGGAGAACATGCCGTCGCTCGGCACGAAGCTCTCCGACCTCGATCGCAACGAAAAAGACGGCTGGTGCCCCTCGCTCGTGTGGAGCCCGATGCTCGTCGAGAAAGGAAAACGCCTGCTCGTCTCGAACCTCGGCCTGGACCCGTTACTCGTCCAGCACGGGCCGGCGATCGGAGAGGAGGGGACGACGGTCGTTTACTCGCGATCGGGGTACGAGCTCGGGCGGCTCTTCCCGGAGCCGTTCAAGACGACCCTCCGCCTCGCGACCGCGGCGCGCATGAGCGCTTCCTTTCCGTTCGTATCCCCCGCCGCCACCCTGCCGACCGTGCCGCGCAGCCGGGTCGTGGATGCCGGATACTGGGACAACTACGGGGTGAACATCACCTGCGGCTGGCTCGACGAGCTCCTCCGGACGAGCTGGATCGAGCAAAACGTGAGCGGCATCCTCCTCGTGCAGATCCGCGACGGCGTCGAGAGACCGGCGCCCGAGGGCAATGCCTTCAGCGATCGGATCACGCGCGCCCTCGAAGGCGTGACCTCCCCCATCTCCGCCGTGCTCTCGGCGCGGGAGAGCGTGATGCGGTTCCGCAACGACGAGCAGGTCGAGGCCATCGCCAGGCGATTCCGCCTCGAAAAGAGGTTCGGGGAGGACTTCTTCCAGCAGGTGACGTTCGAGTTCACCAAGGAAGCCGCCCTGAGCTGGTATTTGACGCCCGAGGAGCGGAGGAGCCTCGAGGATGCGGCGAAGGAGGCCGTCGAAGCCAAGGCCCCCGCGATCGGGGCGTGGTGGGACGTGCGGACGGTCGCCGCGTCGCAGGCGGCGTGA
- a CDS encoding SIR2 family protein, producing MSGHLFIVHGDLTQLCCDAWLVPCDIDAVPSRSWTRSFGHLDRAKLRWADPTEEWRRGKQRVLKVVDWDERLPRPWVGNVGAVPSTDVSWFVAGAEQFIERVTDDLRDNGSPPRNGRAKHLLALPVIGTRYGGKRHWTGDVVRALVPALQRLAAAKDVDIALVTNDELTYASAQALRGADPAAWPGLDEHLWRMGEQLALTAGNGDLVLFVGAGVSKNAGLPDWGGLLRDLAREAGMNEAELGALRELGALDQARAIELRMETSQPAQATKRVLGQRIAEAFSRVHGYALSHALLAALPAREVITTNYDTLFERASQAAGRTVSVLPHEPRSGASRWLLKMHGCVTDPDNIVLTREDYMRYDLRRQALAGIVQALLLMRHMLFIGFSLRDDNFHRIADAVRRARVPAKAEASSPVDRFGTALSLFSSPLEQSLWGKDLDWVNMQSTSPPTGGGEESDRAWAEAARRLELFLDSLLARTGTTAYLLHPRFEGALSTSERGLAEKLQHFLDEIDRDPSVKAAPAWKHLEALLHRLGWPRTPG from the coding sequence ATGAGCGGCCACCTCTTCATCGTACATGGCGACCTCACGCAGCTCTGCTGTGACGCCTGGCTCGTGCCTTGTGACATCGACGCGGTCCCCTCGCGGAGCTGGACGCGCTCGTTCGGCCACCTCGATCGCGCGAAGCTGCGCTGGGCCGATCCCACCGAGGAATGGCGGCGGGGGAAGCAGCGCGTCTTGAAGGTCGTGGATTGGGACGAGCGGCTCCCCCGCCCGTGGGTCGGCAATGTCGGGGCCGTGCCGAGCACGGACGTCTCCTGGTTCGTCGCCGGCGCCGAGCAGTTCATCGAGCGGGTGACGGACGATCTGCGCGACAATGGCTCACCTCCGCGTAATGGGCGCGCCAAGCACCTGCTCGCCCTGCCGGTCATCGGCACGAGGTATGGCGGCAAGCGCCACTGGACCGGAGACGTCGTGCGCGCGCTCGTCCCGGCCCTGCAAAGGCTGGCGGCCGCGAAGGACGTGGACATCGCGCTCGTGACCAATGACGAGCTCACGTATGCGTCCGCGCAGGCATTACGCGGGGCCGATCCCGCCGCCTGGCCCGGCCTCGACGAGCACCTCTGGCGCATGGGAGAGCAGCTCGCGCTCACCGCCGGGAATGGGGACCTCGTGCTCTTCGTCGGCGCGGGCGTCAGCAAAAATGCCGGCTTGCCGGACTGGGGAGGGCTGCTCCGGGATCTCGCGCGGGAGGCAGGGATGAACGAGGCCGAGCTCGGGGCGCTGCGCGAGCTCGGGGCGCTCGATCAAGCCCGCGCCATCGAGCTGCGGATGGAGACGAGCCAGCCTGCGCAAGCCACGAAGCGGGTCCTCGGGCAGCGGATCGCGGAGGCGTTCTCCCGGGTGCACGGGTATGCGCTGTCGCACGCGCTGCTCGCGGCGCTGCCCGCGAGGGAGGTCATCACGACGAATTACGATACCCTCTTCGAGCGCGCGTCGCAGGCCGCCGGCAGGACGGTCTCGGTGCTGCCCCACGAGCCACGATCGGGCGCCTCGCGCTGGCTGCTCAAGATGCACGGCTGCGTGACGGATCCCGATAACATCGTCCTCACCCGCGAGGATTACATGCGGTACGACCTGCGCCGGCAGGCCCTCGCGGGGATCGTGCAAGCGCTGCTCTTGATGCGCCACATGCTCTTCATCGGCTTCTCGCTTCGGGACGACAATTTCCACCGGATCGCGGACGCCGTCCGGCGCGCGCGGGTCCCCGCGAAGGCCGAGGCGAGCTCGCCCGTGGACCGGTTCGGCACGGCCCTGTCGCTCTTCTCGTCGCCGCTCGAGCAGAGCCTCTGGGGCAAGGATCTCGACTGGGTGAACATGCAATCGACGTCTCCCCCGACGGGCGGGGGCGAGGAGAGCGATAGAGCCTGGGCCGAGGCCGCGCGGCGGCTGGAGCTCTTCCTCGACAGCTTGCTCGCGCGGACGGGGACGACCGCGTACCTCTTGCACCCGCGCTTCGAGGGCGCCTTGAGCACGTCCGAGCGTGGCCTCGCCGAGAAATTGCAGCATTTCCTGGACGAGATCGATCGTGATCCGTCGGTGAAGGCGGCGCCTGCGTGGAAACACCTGGAGGCGCTGCTCCACCGGCTCGGGTGGCCGAGGACGCCCGGATGA
- a CDS encoding DUF1579 domain-containing protein — MKPEPKKEHRWLQKLVGEWTYEHEMEMEPGKIVKITGTEVVRPMGDIWVLCEARGEMPGGDTGHMLWTFGYDPQKKAFVGTFIGSFMEYMWIYDNGTLDAEEKVLTLHTEGPDFSAPDKMTKFKDIIELKSDDERVLRSEMLGQDGKWSEVMSQTYRRKK, encoded by the coding sequence ATGAAGCCCGAACCGAAGAAAGAACATCGTTGGCTGCAAAAGCTCGTGGGCGAGTGGACGTACGAGCACGAGATGGAGATGGAGCCCGGCAAGATCGTGAAGATCACCGGCACGGAGGTCGTGCGCCCGATGGGCGACATCTGGGTCCTCTGCGAGGCGCGCGGCGAGATGCCCGGCGGAGACACGGGGCACATGCTGTGGACGTTCGGCTACGACCCGCAGAAGAAGGCGTTCGTGGGGACGTTCATCGGCTCGTTCATGGAATACATGTGGATCTATGACAACGGCACGCTCGACGCGGAGGAGAAGGTGCTGACGCTCCACACCGAGGGCCCGGATTTCTCTGCGCCGGACAAGATGACGAAGTTCAAGGACATCATCGAGCTGAAGAGCGACGACGAGCGCGTCCTGCGCTCGGAGATGCTGGGCCAGGACGGGAAGTGGTCCGAGGTCATGAGCCAGACCTATCGACGGAAGAAGTGA
- a CDS encoding glutathione S-transferase family protein: MQKQKPRLYGIPFSPWSEKARWALDHHRIAYEKVDHQLLVGDIRLRILLRKPTGRVTVPVLDDRGVLFTDSFDIARHADSIGAGPKLFPAGREAEIEAWNRRSEAGLAALRAAMILRVLDEPAAAKAMLPKGIPDVVEPLLLLVGRRVMELFAAKYEMRKGAASHRAVVEENLDALEEALAGGRKYLIGDTFSYADITMALLLQMVRPVDKRFMSVGPGGREGWSNPDLAERYAALLAWRDELYEKHRKSA, translated from the coding sequence ATGCAAAAGCAGAAACCCCGCCTCTATGGCATCCCGTTCTCCCCCTGGTCCGAGAAGGCCCGCTGGGCGCTCGATCATCACCGCATCGCCTACGAGAAGGTCGACCATCAGCTCTTGGTGGGCGACATCCGGCTCCGGATCCTCCTCCGCAAGCCGACGGGGCGCGTCACCGTGCCCGTCCTCGACGACCGCGGCGTCCTCTTCACCGATTCGTTCGACATCGCCCGCCACGCCGACTCCATCGGCGCGGGGCCGAAGCTCTTCCCTGCGGGCCGGGAGGCCGAGATCGAGGCCTGGAATCGGCGCAGCGAGGCCGGGCTCGCGGCGCTGCGGGCCGCGATGATCCTCCGGGTCCTCGACGAGCCCGCGGCCGCGAAGGCCATGTTGCCGAAGGGGATCCCGGACGTGGTCGAGCCGCTGCTCCTGCTCGTCGGTCGCCGCGTGATGGAGCTCTTCGCCGCGAAATACGAGATGCGCAAGGGCGCAGCGTCGCACCGGGCCGTGGTCGAGGAGAACCTCGATGCGCTCGAAGAGGCGCTCGCGGGCGGGCGGAAGTATCTGATCGGCGACACATTTTCGTATGCGGACATCACCATGGCCCTCTTGCTCCAGATGGTGCGGCCGGTCGACAAGCGCTTCATGTCGGTCGGACCCGGGGGTCGCGAGGGCTGGAGCAACCCGGACCTCGCGGAGCGGTATGCAGCGCTCCTCGCGTGGCGTGACGAGCTCTACGAGAAGCACCGCAAGAGCGCGTGA
- a CDS encoding DUF4215 domain-containing protein — translation MRFLASLATAAMLTAGSGALSGCSDDAPGGTGGTGGQAGGGGNNQGGSGNQGGQGGQGGSMAECAAADECPGADTDCATRTCDGGVCGFTYAPQGTATTDQSSGDCKQSVCDGQGEVTSVEDPTDVLDDANPCTEDTCNGDTPTNENLAIGTACDVDGGKVCDGEGKCVECTDPGECTSGVCTENTCVPPTCTDTVKNGSETDVDCGGPDCLPCDDTLVCVEATDCKSGVCTDGTCAAPICDDTVENGEETDVDCGGPSCSPCGPDKGCVVDGDCVGGTCSGSICVPTCTDGEKNANETDADCGGPLCQKCEATQTCSIDADCVSDVCAAGVCAAPSCDDGKQNGDETGMDCGGPTCGPCGDGLGCAGNTDCVSGVCTGNVCQAAVCGDGVKNGVEECDDGNQDDTDACPSTCKLAACGDTFVQAGVEECDDGNQSNTDACPSTCKVATCGDTFVQIGVEDCDDGNQSNTDACVEGCKFAACGDAFVEAGVEACDDGNQDNTDACLSSCTAATCGDAFVQVGVEQCDDGNQDNTDGCVTGCLLPTCGDGFKQAGVEQCDDGNTAAGDCCAPGCTVEAGCELEPNSTCATAQAPVAAPVTINGAITPIGDQDFFAFTVPATADLKIETFEGALGACPSADTVIQFRGADCTTVITSDDQDGINSCSMLDSTIDAAMRRVAPGTYYVRVEDWLNDGTIPGYLLDISFNALCGDGVKQGSEMCDDGNVANGDGCASNCTIEATPEVEPNDTCAAATGPFVVPQDANGLLLTGAITPVGDDDWFAFTLPGTADVHIETYDMNGPGTCASVDTVIQLYSDCATPLGPEQDQGAIGNCSRIDPNINTYARKLPAGTYRVKVIDYLEDTVIAGYKLQVKLTALCGNGVVEGTEECDGSPGCTATCETIKETVCNDGIDDDGDGNVDCADAECAFACSVPCGAGETLVAFGSTDTPMAIPDEDFTTSTINVPVPGTVTRAVVRLNIAHTWAADVDVSLSSPAGTLIDLTSDNGSSDDNYTNTILDDTCANPIASGTAPFTGCYSPETPLTTFNGQASAGAWQLAVADDEAAIVGTLNNWSLALCVAP, via the coding sequence TTGAGGTTTCTGGCATCTCTCGCGACAGCGGCGATGCTCACCGCGGGCTCGGGGGCGCTCTCCGGCTGCTCGGACGACGCTCCGGGAGGTACGGGAGGTACGGGAGGTCAAGCAGGCGGCGGCGGCAACAACCAGGGCGGCAGCGGCAACCAGGGCGGCCAGGGCGGCCAGGGCGGCAGCATGGCCGAGTGCGCTGCGGCCGACGAATGCCCGGGGGCCGACACCGACTGCGCGACCCGCACCTGCGACGGCGGCGTCTGCGGCTTCACGTACGCGCCCCAGGGCACGGCGACGACCGATCAGTCGTCCGGCGATTGCAAGCAGAGCGTCTGCGACGGCCAGGGCGAGGTCACGAGCGTCGAGGACCCGACCGACGTGCTCGATGACGCAAACCCCTGCACCGAGGACACCTGCAACGGCGACACGCCCACGAACGAGAACCTCGCGATCGGCACGGCCTGCGACGTCGACGGCGGGAAGGTCTGCGACGGCGAGGGCAAGTGCGTCGAGTGCACCGATCCGGGCGAGTGCACGAGCGGCGTCTGCACGGAGAACACGTGCGTGCCGCCCACGTGTACGGACACCGTGAAGAACGGCAGCGAGACCGACGTCGACTGCGGCGGCCCGGACTGCTTGCCCTGCGACGACACGCTCGTCTGCGTCGAGGCGACGGACTGCAAGAGCGGGGTCTGCACGGACGGCACCTGCGCCGCGCCGATCTGCGACGATACGGTCGAGAACGGCGAGGAGACCGACGTGGACTGCGGCGGCCCTTCCTGCTCGCCCTGCGGCCCCGACAAGGGCTGCGTCGTCGACGGTGATTGCGTGGGCGGCACCTGCTCGGGCTCGATCTGCGTGCCGACCTGCACGGACGGCGAGAAAAACGCGAACGAGACCGACGCCGACTGCGGCGGCCCGCTCTGCCAGAAGTGCGAGGCGACGCAGACGTGCTCGATCGACGCGGACTGCGTGAGCGACGTCTGCGCGGCCGGCGTCTGCGCCGCGCCGAGCTGCGACGACGGCAAGCAAAACGGCGACGAGACCGGCATGGACTGCGGCGGCCCGACGTGTGGCCCCTGCGGCGACGGCCTCGGCTGCGCCGGCAACACCGACTGCGTGAGCGGCGTCTGCACCGGCAACGTCTGCCAGGCGGCCGTGTGCGGCGACGGCGTGAAGAACGGCGTCGAGGAGTGCGACGACGGCAACCAGGACGACACCGACGCGTGCCCGTCGACCTGCAAGCTCGCGGCGTGCGGCGACACGTTCGTGCAGGCCGGCGTCGAGGAGTGCGACGACGGCAACCAGAGCAACACCGACGCGTGTCCGTCGACCTGCAAGGTCGCGACGTGTGGCGATACGTTCGTGCAGATCGGCGTCGAGGACTGCGACGACGGCAACCAGAGCAACACCGACGCGTGCGTCGAAGGCTGTAAGTTTGCGGCGTGTGGCGACGCGTTCGTGGAGGCCGGCGTCGAGGCGTGCGACGACGGCAACCAGGACAACACCGACGCGTGCCTGTCGAGCTGCACGGCGGCGACGTGTGGTGACGCGTTCGTGCAGGTCGGCGTCGAGCAATGCGACGACGGCAACCAGGACAACACCGACGGCTGCGTCACGGGCTGCTTGCTGCCGACGTGCGGCGACGGCTTCAAGCAGGCGGGCGTCGAGCAATGCGACGACGGCAACACGGCCGCCGGCGATTGTTGCGCCCCGGGCTGCACGGTCGAGGCCGGCTGCGAGCTCGAGCCGAACAGCACCTGCGCCACGGCGCAGGCGCCCGTCGCGGCGCCGGTGACGATCAACGGCGCGATCACGCCGATCGGCGATCAGGACTTCTTCGCCTTCACCGTGCCCGCGACGGCGGATCTCAAGATCGAGACCTTCGAGGGCGCGCTGGGCGCCTGCCCGAGCGCCGACACGGTCATCCAGTTCCGCGGCGCGGACTGCACGACGGTGATCACCTCCGATGATCAGGACGGCATCAATAGCTGCTCGATGCTCGACTCGACCATCGACGCCGCGATGCGGCGCGTCGCCCCGGGCACGTATTACGTGCGCGTCGAGGACTGGCTGAACGACGGCACGATCCCGGGCTACCTGCTCGACATCTCGTTCAACGCGCTCTGCGGCGACGGCGTGAAGCAGGGCTCGGAGATGTGCGACGACGGGAACGTGGCGAACGGCGACGGCTGCGCCTCGAACTGCACGATCGAGGCGACGCCCGAGGTGGAGCCGAACGACACCTGCGCCGCGGCGACGGGCCCGTTCGTGGTGCCGCAGGACGCGAACGGCCTGCTCCTCACGGGCGCGATCACGCCGGTGGGCGACGACGACTGGTTCGCCTTCACGCTGCCCGGCACGGCGGACGTGCACATCGAGACGTACGACATGAACGGCCCCGGCACGTGCGCCTCGGTCGACACGGTGATCCAGCTCTACTCCGACTGCGCGACGCCGCTCGGACCGGAGCAGGACCAGGGGGCGATCGGCAACTGCTCGAGGATCGACCCGAACATCAACACCTACGCGCGCAAGCTGCCTGCGGGGACGTACCGCGTGAAGGTGATCGACTACCTCGAGGACACCGTCATCGCCGGCTACAAGCTGCAGGTGAAGCTCACGGCGCTCTGCGGCAACGGCGTCGTCGAGGGCACCGAGGAGTGCGACGGCAGCCCGGGCTGCACCGCGACCTGCGAGACGATCAAGGAGACGGTCTGCAACGACGGCATCGACGACGACGGCGACGGCAACGTCGACTGCGCCGACGCGGAATGCGCGTTCGCCTGCAGCGTGCCGTGCGGCGCGGGCGAGACGCTCGTGGCCTTCGGCTCGACGGACACGCCCATGGCCATCCCCGACGAGGACTTCACGACGAGCACGATCAACGTGCCCGTCCCGGGGACCGTGACGCGCGCGGTGGTGCGGCTCAACATCGCCCACACGTGGGCCGCGGACGTCGACGTGTCGCTCTCGTCGCCGGCAGGCACGCTCATCGACCTGACGAGCGACAACGGCTCGTCCGACGACAACTACACGAACACGATCCTCGACGACACCTGCGCGAACCCCATCGCGTCGGGGACGGCGCCGTTCACCGGTTGTTATTCGCCCGAGACGCCGCTCACCACGTTCAACGGGCAAGCGTCCGCAGGCGCGTGGCAGCTCGCCGTGGCCGACGACGAGGCGGCCATCGTAGGCACGCTGAACAACTGGTCACTCGCGCTCTGCGTGGCGCCCTGA